The Candidatus Binatia bacterium DNA segment AGCGCCAGGAACCTCGGAGCGGTGCGCATACGGTAAGGATCGGCAGCCCCTCCCGGAACCTGAGGCGCTGGCGCCTGGAGATCGGAGCGGCCGTCAGCCGCCGATCCGCTTGAGCTCCTCCTTCGCCAGGTCTCGGTCCGGGGACGGCGGAGAGAGCACGATGAACGAGCGCAGGGAGGCGATGGCGGAGGCGGCCCGATAGGCATCGGGAGCGGCCAGCCACGCCCGGTACCGCGCCTCGGCGAGGTGACGCCGGGCGATCGCCTGCTCCGCGCCGGTCAGGGCGGGGACCGCCTGGTCCCAGGCGTTGGCGGCAGCGTCGAGATTCGCGGCCGACGAATCGGCCGCGGCCGCCTGCGAGGACCGACGCGCGATGGCCACCAACGGAGCGGCCGCGGGCGGCGCGCCGGCGAGCTCGTCGGGGATCGCGGCGGGCTTCGGCATGGTCTGGGTCCGCGCCTCAGGGGCGCCGACCGCCGGCCAATCCCGAGGCAACGCGTGCACCGGTGAAGGGGCGACCGACGTCGTCGTCTGGAACCGCCGCACGGGGACCGCGCTCGGTTTCGGGGTGACGCGCGTCGGCGTCTCCAGAGCGCGTGCCGCCGTTACCGGAGCGAGTGCCGTGGTCTCAGGCTTCGGCAAAGGTTCGGGTTGCCTCTCGAGCACGACCGAATGCTGCGCCGGCTCGGCGGGCGGCGCCGGGCGCTCCCCGGCAGGCGCGGGATTCGGTCGTGGGAACGGCCTCGGGATCGTGTAGCCGATCGCACCGACGATCAGACAGAGGATCGCCGCGGCGAACCAGGGTATCGCGGGCTGCTGCCGTGGCCGGCGGCTGGCGGAGAGCGAGGCCTTCCGACGAATGGCCGCGTGCGGCGCCGGCACGGCCGCGGGGGCCGCCGCGACGCGCTCGGGCATCGGCGCTCGCGCCCCTTCCGATTTCGTCACGCGGGGCTTCCGGCCGGGGCCGACGACGCGGTCCGCAAGGCCGCTGAAGAACTCCTCGCCGGGATCGTGCACCAGCACCCGGTCGAGGATCGTCTCCTGCTCGCGGAACGCCTCGAACCGCAGGGCGCATTCCGCGCAGCCGTCGAGATGTCTCCGGACGAGCTGGATCGACGATTCCGGCAGCTCGCGATCGAGAAAGGCCGAGAGCTGATGGGTGGTGAGGTGGATCACGTCGTGAGCACTCCGTGGCCGCGCCAAGTATCTCGGGAGGATCCCTGTCGTCGTGGATCGGCAGGAGCCGGCATGATCTTGCGACCCTGGAGAGACGCCTGGGAGACGTTATACAGACACGCGTACATACCAACTCCAGACCCGCTCAAGATGAGCACCTCCGGCGCCGAAAGGATCCCAGCAGCAAGCCGCGGTCGTCGGGGGGCAATCCACAGGGGGGCCCCCGCCACCTCAACGGAGGAGCAGGTATGCGGATCCAGAAGGCATGGTTTGGCGGTCTCGTCGCGCTGGCGGTGTCGGCGGCCCTTTCGTCCACGGCCTCGGCGCAGGCGATCTCGAACATCGGCAACGTGAACCTGAGCGCGACCCTGCCGCAGTCGGTCACCGTCACGGTCACGAGCGGCTCGTCGGTGACGTTCGCGCTCACCGAGAATGCCGCCACGAACGGCAACGTTCCCACCGTCATCCAGACGGCCTGGAACGTGAATCCCGGCCAGGTCGGCGCGGTGACGCTCTACGGATACTTCGACGTGCCCGCCCAGGCGCTTACCGACGGCGGCGGCAACAACGTTCCGACGTCGTGGGTGGAAGGGCAGATGACGACGGGCAATCCGACCACCTACACCGCCTTCACGCAGACGAACCCGGTGGGGCCCGCCGGCGGGAGCCTGAGCCTCTTCTCGAGCGCGATCACGGGTCTGAACAAGATCAGCAGCCGGACCGACAACTTGGACCTGCGCATCAACTTGACCGGCCAAACGCTCCCCGCCGGCACCTACACGGGCGTGCTGCGACTCCAGGCGCGCGCGATCTGACGCGCTCCAGGGAGGCGACGATTTGAACCGGGTTCCAGGGAGGGACTCAGTGCGGACGAGGGCGCGCGGACGGATCCGCGGCGCCCTCGAGCCGCTTCGACCGGCGCGGGTGGCGGCCCTTCTGGCCGTCCTGGCGTCGCTCGCGACCGGGATCCCGGCGCGGGCGCAGACGCTTCGCCCGGTCGTGGTGGAGTACTACGGCGCGACCGCGAAGGGGAAGTTCGAGCTGGCGAACGACGGGCTCGTGCCGCTGACCGTCATTCTGGAGCCGAAGAGCTTCGACGTGACCGAGACCGGGGACGCGATCTACCGCGCGCTCGATCCCCGCATCCGGCTGCGCCTTTCCACCATGAGCGTCCGAATTCCCGCGCGGCAGTCGCGCTGGGTGTTCTTCGAGGCCAGGACCGACTCCGTCCCCGCATGGTTCGTGGTGACCGCCACGTTTTCCGGAATGCCCAAGCGTTCCGGCCTCGAGGTGCTGGTGGAGCTGCCGCACACGGTGTACCTGGTGCAGAAGGAGCTCCTCCGGCGCGAGGACGTCCGCGTGACGAGCGCGGTCTACAGCGCGGCGGAGAAATGGATCCTGCTCGAGATCGAAAACCGGAGCCCGCGGCTGGGACGCGTCACGCAGGTCGAGGCGTTCGGCAAGGGGGAGCGCCGGGAGCATCCGAGCTTCCCACTCCTGCCGGGGGGCCGGCGGCAGCTCCTCATTCCGTGGGACGCCGCGTCCGAACCCGATCGCGTGACGCTGCGATTCCAGGGCTTCACCCTGGAAGTCCCGCTCCAGAAGACCTCGCAGGTCGCGGGCTAGACGTCGTGGCGCGCGGGCCAGGAATCGCGCGGCTCGCCGGCGCGCTCGCCGTGCTGGCGGTTGCCTCCGGCTCGGCGCGCGCGCAGGTGATCGCCGTTCAGGCCGGAGCCTCCTCCCTGCAGCAGGCGCAGGGAGGCGCGCTCTCCATTCACGACGACGCCTACGAGGGCTCGCTCGGAATCGGCAGCGTGAACCCCCTCCGGGTCGGCGCGTTCCTCCGCACGCGCTGGCATGGCGCGGGTCTCACC contains these protein-coding regions:
- a CDS encoding zf-HC2 domain-containing protein; protein product: MIHLTTHQLSAFLDRELPESSIQLVRRHLDGCAECALRFEAFREQETILDRVLVHDPGEEFFSGLADRVVGPGRKPRVTKSEGARAPMPERVAAAPAAVPAPHAAIRRKASLSASRRPRQQPAIPWFAAAILCLIVGAIGYTIPRPFPRPNPAPAGERPAPPAEPAQHSVVLERQPEPLPKPETTALAPVTAARALETPTRVTPKPSAVPVRRFQTTTSVAPSPVHALPRDWPAVGAPEARTQTMPKPAAIPDELAGAPPAAAPLVAIARRSSQAAAADSSAANLDAAANAWDQAVPALTGAEQAIARRHLAEARYRAWLAAPDAYRAASAIASLRSFIVLSPPSPDRDLAKEELKRIGG